The DNA region CTGCCCGATTCGAGCTGTTCGACACGTATTCTTGAAAATTCGGGTAAAAGCTGACGATAACCGTACATATCCAAACCCGGGTCGTCTTTTCCCAGACGATGATAGGCCTCCTGCGTCCTGGTGGGCGAAAACAAACCATACCTCACATGAAAAGCCCCAAGCCACACCACAAGCAACAACAAAGCCGTTGCCACAAATACAATGCCGGGGAACTGAGGTTTGGCTGATTTGCTGTCGAGCCATGCTGCGGCAAGCGGAATGAGGCTCACATAGGCAGGCCCAGTCCAATGCGGCAAGGTGGCCCGGAACAGACTGATTGCCAGAAACAATACAACAGGCGGCAAAGCCACCAACGCAATGAGCCGTATTTTTTCGGATGCGGCAAATGAAACCTTTCTCAGCCAGGCCAGTATTGCTGCCCAGATGATACCCACAGTAACCGGGTTGTTGTAAAGCCACTGTCCGGCCAGTTCGCGTGCAAAAAATTGAGGCTTCAGGCCAGCCTGCGGGCTAACGCGGCCACCATGAAAACTCAGGCTGATGAAATCGTTCTGCCAGTTCCAGACCACAACCGGCAGGAACACTAAAAAACTAAGCGCCGCTGCCAGCCATGGCCAAGGCGTCCTGAGCCAGGCCGGCCGGTGGAGCAGGACAAAAAACGCTGCCCCTGACCACAGGAAGACCGAGGTGTATTTGGAAAGCATGCCCAGGCCGGCCATCAGGCCGAAAGCCAGCCACAGCCGGGCAAAAGACTTCTGCTCAGGCGAGCAAGACGACAACCTGAGCAAAAACAAGAGCGAAAGCAGCCAGAAAAAGTTCTGCGGCGTATCGGGCAGAATGAAAATTCCGGTAATCACAAAAGCATACACCGAGGTGTTGTAAAGCATTGCTGCGATGAGGCCGGCCCGCTCACCGCGCAACAAACGACCAATAGAAAAGACGGTCAGGGTGTTGACCGACATCAGTACAACCGACGATAGCCTGATAAACAGCTCATTGTCGTAAAGTAGATTCGCACTAAAAAGCTGGATCATCAGGCCGACCATGGGCGGATGGTCGAAATGGCTGAGGTCGGGATACAGGGCATAAGTCCAATAGTAAACCTCATCGTTGCCCAACTCGAGCCACCATGCCAGAAATGCCCTCATCGCAAAGCTAACGGCCAGCAGCAACCAAATCACGGCAGGAAAGTGCCGCCATACCGGCGCCCATATCTTGTTTTTCATCCCACTTCTCCCGGCTCCATTTTTCCGGTCAGGCAAAATTGGCAATTTCCGGAATATGGTGCATGGCCAATGTATCCTCACCATGTCTTATTTCCCTGAAAGTGCCGGTTGATCATATCCACCTGTGCATCAACGAAAAGATGAAAAAAAACATTAAAAAAATTTGCGTTCAGGAGAAACAGGGTTTACTTTTGTGAAAATTTCTCATTTTGAGAAAACCTATTCTTTTTGCCAGACCAATCAACCGAGTTGTGAAGCATGGAGCCATTTAAGATATTCTTAGTCGAAGACGACCTATTGTTCGGCGAAATGCTCAGGCATCATTTGTCGCACAATCCCGACAATGAAGTGCATTTGTTCCGCAGCGGAAGCGAGTGCCTCAAGAACCTTTACCACATGCCCAACCTTATTTCGCTCGACTACAACCTGCCCGACATGTCGGGCCTGGACGTGATGCGGAGCATTAAGCGGGAATATCCTGAGCTGCCTGTGGTGATTGTTTCAGGACAACGCGACGTTTCGACTGCCGTGCAGTTGCTGCGTGAAGGCGCCTATGATTATCTGGAGAAAGACGATGATGTGAAAGAACGATTGTGGAACATCATCAACAAGGTGCGCGAAACGCTGGAACTGAAAAGCGAGATCACCTACCTGAAGGAAGAAATCGGCAAGAAGTACGAGTTCCGGAATGTCATCAAAGGCAACAGCGCAGCCCTGAGTCCGGTGTTCGGCCTGATCGAAAAGGCCATCAAAACCAATATCACTGTTTCGATAACAGGCGAAACAGGTACTGGCAAGGAGTTGGTTGCCAAGGCGATACACTATAACTCACCACGCAGCAAGAAGCCTTTCATTGCCATCAATGTTTCGGCCATACCGGGCGAACTGATCGAAAGCGAACTTTTCGGACACGAACGCGGTGCTTTTACCGGAGCCGTAACCCGCAAGATCGGCAAGTTCGAACAGGCCCAGGGTGGCACGCTTTTTCTGGATGAAATAGCCGATATGGACCTGCACATGCAGACCAAACTGCTCAGGGTGCTGCAGGAACGCGAACTCACCCGAATAGGGGGCAATGAGACCATCAAGATCGACGTTCGCCTCATCGTGGCATCGAACCGCAACCTTGCCGAAGAGGTTCAGAAAGGCAGATTCCGCGAAGACCTCTACTACAGGCTGCTGGGACTTCCCATCGAGCTGCCGCCATTGCGTTACCGTGGCAACGATGTCATCCTGCTGGCCAAGCATTTTGTGGACGAGTTCTGCCGCGAGAACAAGCTGGGCAAAATCACCCTGACCGAAAGCGCCCAGCGCAAACTCATGGAATACCCTTTTCCGGGCAATGTGCGCGAACTTAAAGCTGTGGTCGAGCTGGCCGCGGTGCTCACCGACAGCAATAAAATTGAAGCACATCACATCTCGTTCAACGCCACCAATATATCGACCAATTTCCTGTTCGAAGAAAGCACACTCGACGAATACAACCGCAAGATCATCCGCTACTACCTCGACAAATACAACAACAATGTGATGCTGGTGGCCCAGAAGCTCGATATTGGGAAAAGCACCATATACCGTCTGCTTAAAGAAAACAAACTCTGATGGAAAGCCAGGGCGAAAACGGGAACAACATTTACGACCTGACGCGCCTTTTCGAATACGTGGGCACCGATCCGAAGGTTGTTAAAGACATGATATCCCTGTTTATCGTTGCGGTGAACCAAAGCCTGACACTTATACAAACCCATTTTGAGAAGGCAGACTATCAGAACCTGGCCAAAGAATCGCACAAAATAAAAACCTCGCTCCAGATTTTTGGTTTCGACGACCAGCTCGAAACCATTCACTTGCTGGAGCAGGCAGGCAAAGCACTGCCACCCGATGCAGCGCAACGCATTCAAAAACTCGTACAAAGGCTTCAACAAGGCATCGAAGCGCTGAAAAATGATTTTGGCCTCTAAACTCCCCTCCCCCGTTGCCAGCCAATATACCGGCAAATCAGATCGCCTTTTCACTCCTCCATAAATGAACATACCGGCCTGACAAAGATTTTTTCGTTTCTTGCGGCCACAATTTTCAAACGCAGAAGCATGAAAGAAAAAAGCGGAAAGAAATCCGGATTTGGTTCTTTTACAAAGAATTACTGGATAGCCATCCTGATGGAGTTTTTCGAGCGGGGCTCCTATTACGGTGTGATGTCGGTGCTTTCGGTTTACCTGGTGATGGGTCCAGGCGACGGAGGCCTGGGTTTCAGCAAGGAGAGTGTAGGAGTGATCAAGAGTACCATCACTCCCCTGCTTTATCTGCTTCCCATACTGGCCGGTGCTTTGGCCGATCGTTTTGGCTACCGCAGGCTGCTCATGCTGGCTTTTGCACTGATGAGTGCAGGATACCTGCTCACCAGCCAGCTGACAAGCTATACCGCTGTATTTGCCAGTCTTTTGCTGATGGCTGTAGGGGCAGGTATTTTCAAACCCATCATTTCGGGCACCATTGCCCGCGAAACCGACGAACACAACAGCAGCCTCGGCTTTGGTATATTTTACTGGTCGATCAATCTGGGCGCCTTTATCTTTCCGCTTATCCTGGTGCCTTACCTGAAAGGCATCGGCTGGAGCTGGATTTTCGTCATGGCTGCAGTGGGCACAGGCTGGCTGCTGCTGCTCAACCTTTTTGCATTCAAAGAACCCCCGCGACCTGAAAACACCCGCAGCCTGGCCGAAGTGTTGCAGGGTATTGTGCTGGTAATCAAGGATTACCGCTTTGTCACCATGATCGTCATCTATTCCATGTTCTGGATTCTGTACTTCCAGATGTTCGATACTGTGCTGTGGTACCTCACCGAAAAGGTGGACATGCAGCCAGTGAACGATGCCGTGAACGGACTACTTGCAGCAATAGGCCTGGATATCCATTGGCAATTCGATGCCGAGCATGTTACAGTTGTTAATGCCGGAACCATCATTGCCCTTCAGCTGGTTGTTTCGTCCATCGTAAAAAACACACGTGCCCTGCCCACCATGATTTTCGGCATTGCACTGGGCACGGCCGGAATGGCATTGCTGGCCGTGAGCATGCATGCGTGGGTGTTTGTAGCGGGGTTGATCCTGTTCTCCCTAGGCGAGATGACCGCCCACCCCAAGTTTATTTCGTATGTGGGTCTGATTGCGCCACCCGACAAGAAGGCGCTTTATCTGGGCTACTCCTTCCTGTATGGTGTGATTGGCAGCGGAGTGGGAGGCATTTTGGGCGCCTATCTGTATGTTTATTTTGTGGAGCAACGCAACCAGCCCGCCCAATTATGGCTGGTTTTCAGCCTGATAGGTGTGCTAACCATTGCAGGATTATATCTCTACGACAAACTGCTTGCGCCGGATAAGGTCAGGGATCAGGCTTAGGGCAAAACCACCAGCCGCTTCAGCCATTGCTTCCCGCCCACGGAAACCCGAAGCAGATAGACGCCCGGATTTCTGAGGTCGAACAGGTCAGTCAGGCGACCAGAACTGGCCGGAGGCGACTTCACAGCAATCAGCCTGCCACCTGCATCCAGTAGCATCAGGCTGGAGCGCATGTCCTGATCCGTGATTCGCCACTGGATCTGGTCGAATCTTCCGGGATTCGGGAAAAGCTCAAAAGCTCCATCTGCTTCTAATTGAAATAAATCGCTGATAATAAACAACACCTGGTTGGAGGGTTGCGACTCAAACTCGCCCCAGGCCGAGGTCACATAATACAGGCCGCCTCCCGACAAAATGTCGTCGTCGTAGATGGTTTGGCCGGCATCGACCGCGGCAATGAGCTGGGCATCGCGGTAAACGCGGTACTGGCTGAAAGCCGGGATGCGTTGCGGACCGCTGTTCGGACGAATTTCCGGTAATCCATAAGCCTGCCCGGGACTGTTGGTTTCGAGCACGGCAAATTTGGTCGAAGGACTGGATGTGCTTACCAGCATACCTTTGAGGTTCCAGTTGATGTTCCAGCCAAAATAGTCGCTCATGCTCACCCAGTTAGCCCCATAAAGCAGCATATCGCCTTTGTAGGCCACAGCCGGCCCGTTGTCCACACCAGCCGGGTAGCCGCCGGAGGTATTGATAACCCTGTAGCCGATCCAGAGTTCCTGGCTGGCATCAATCTGCACCGGATTTACCAGTTCAAACTCGTTCCAGCTGTTGCTGATCCAGCCGCTCACTGCCTGTTCCCTGAGCAAAGTTCCGGCGTAATACTGGTTGCCTCCCTGCCACACCCTGAGGAAGATCTGGCAATCCTGGGCAGCAAGGTAAGCAGCTATCCTGGTCAGGTACATGCCATGGTAGGTTTGCAGGTCGGAGGGTGTAAACCGGATGGCTGCATCAAATACCGGCACCGAGGGGCCACCCACCGCACTGAAATTTTGTTCACTTCCCCAGCTGAGCCACTCGCCCTGGCTGGCTGGAGCCTCCCAGCTAAGCCTGATGGCCTGGCTCCCATACAGGTCGGCTGTAAGGTTAAGCGGCGGAAAAAGCAAAGGTGCAGGCACCTCCAGCGCCAGGCTTGCCTGTGGCGATTCGCCTGTGGGATAAACAGCGCTCACCCCAATCTGATGCGTCTGGCCCACAGGCAATTCGTCGAACTGGTAAGTAAGTTGCGAAACAGGCGCACCCTGGGCCAGACCATTCAGATATACCTGATATCCAATAGGTTCAATGACCAGGTTGCTGCTTTTGTCCCCATCGGCCACACCAGCACGGATCATCAGGTCGGCATTGGGGATGCTGCTCCAGGGCGAAGCAGGACTATTTTTTACATACGAAAAACCATCGGGCTGGTTGAGGTCGCCGGCCAGCCGATAAGTGTTGCCGTTGTTCCACTGGCAGGCAATGTAGAAACGTGCTCCGGCAGGCACCGGGATGTTTACCGGGATGCGTTGCCAGCCATCTTCGTTGAGCTGAATAAGGTAGGGTCCACCCAGCACCGTTCCCGCATCGGGCAGTCCGTTGTTGTCGCCCAATACCCAGAACAAGACCGGCTGGCTTTGACCGTTGTTGATGAGGTAGGCTTTCAGCTGACGCAGCACAAGGTTTTGGCTTTGCTGAAACGCCACAGCCATCCATTCGTTGCCGGTGACCTGGCCCGGCCAGTAATAGCCGTTGGGTTCGCCATCATCGTAGCTGAGCTCCCTCGAGTTGAATCCGATCGGCGCTTCCCACTCCAGCACGGCCTGATTCAGATTGTGTAGGCTGGCTGTGAGCAGATGCGGGGGATAATTTCCCGGACTGAGTGGCTGAAGGGTAATATGAAGGATTGCGTTCTGATTCAAAACAAAGTTTGGATTGCCATAGGTCTGATAACCAGGGGCCATCACCTGCAGGTTATAGGTTCCGGCAGGCACCTGGGCAGCATAGCTGCCATCAGGCTGGGTAAAGTTAAGAAAACCACTTAGGGAAACCGTGGCTCCGGCAATGGGATTTTCCTGAGGGTCTTTGACAGTTCCACTCAAGGTAACGATCTGTGAGAGTGTATTTTCGGCCCGGCGCCCCCAGACCTCAAACACAAAAGTGCCGTCGTTGGGACGATTCCACACCAGGTAAAGCTTGTCCTTTTGTCCGTCGTTGAATGCGACAACTCCCGGCCAGGCAGCGTCTTCGGTGTCCTGAGAAAACTGTATCAGTTCCGACCAGCTGGCGCCATGGTCGTTCGAGAAACGCAGAAAAGCCCGCTCGTTTTGCGAATAAGTCTTATCCGACCAAACCACATAGATGCGGTGGTTTCCGGGGCTGTTTCGTTCGAGCCATAGTTCAGGCCGGCTCGAATTGCCGGTGTTCTGGCTCAGGTTGAGAGGCGTTTCCCAGGATTGACCCAGGTTGTGCGAGCGATAAAGGAAGATGTCCGATTGCAGGGGATCGCCCTTGGCCTGCACGGCCACATACAGCGACTGGTCAATTACCCTGGCCTTGATGCGTGCATTGTAGGCCTTGTTTTGCGAGAGGTTTGCTGCGGGGCTGAAAGTTTGGCCGAAATCGGTGCTTTTGGTAAACATCAGGTCGAGGTCGTCGTAATTGAGGCCGGTTTGTTCGTTGTAAAACAGGTAGATCTCCTGGCCGCGCATGGCCAAAGCCACCCAACGTGCTGCAGTACTGGTACTGGTAATCTGTATGGGCGCCGACCAGGTAATTCCGCCGTTTACCGAGCGGATGAGAAAGATCTGATACTTGTAATTGATATCGCGGTCTTCGTAGGCAATCACCACTGTGTCGCCACTTGCCGCTATCTGTGGCACAATGGCGCCGCGGATGGCATTGGTCACCTGGATCTCATTGCCAAAGCTCTGACCATTGTTGGTGCTGCGCACAAGAAAAATCTGGCTGTTGCCGGATGTGTTGCGGTAATAGGCCACATATACCTTGCCCTGGCTGGCCGCCACCACCGGATAGCTGGCGCCGTAATCTGTACCGGTGTAAAGTGTGAGCTTGCCCGACCAGTTGAGCCCGCCGTTGTCGCTTTTTCGAAAACGGATATCTCCCCAGTTGTTCCACACCAGATACAGGCTGTTGCCATCCCTGGCCAGCTGCTGCTCGCGCGATGGGCCATACTCATTCGACAGGTTCACCGGCTCGAACAGCTGCACCTGCCCCGTTAGAAACTGAGGCAGGAAAAGCAGCAGCATCAATGGAATTGCTGAAAGATGTGTCCACAAAAGGGTAGTTTTTATCTTCATGGCACCACTATTGAGGAATTCATGAATACACACTCATAGCCATCCCGCTGGGGAAGCCATCACAAAGATAGTTTCTTACATGGCTTAAAAAAGTGATTCTTACCCGGCTTTTCCACAGGGCATGCATCGCAAAGCAAAATAACGGAAAGGTCTCACCCGGCTTTGCTGCGGAAATAGGAATAAACAATCTCTGCCCTTGCCTTGCCAACAACGGCGGCTATTTCGTCCTTCGCGGCCATGCTGAGGTTTTTCACCGACTTGAAATGGCTGAGTAGTTTGTGTGCCGTTTGCTCGCCTATGCCTTTAATCTGGCTGAGTTCCGACTGCAGGAAGCCTTTCTGGAATTTTTTGCGGTGATGGGTGATGCCAAAACGGTGGGCTTCGTCGCGCAATTGCTGAATAAGCTTAAGCGACTCGGAGCGTTTGTCGATGTAAATGGGCACCTGGTCGCCGGGGAAAAAGATCTCCTCCAGCCGTTTAGCAATTCCGATGATGGTGATCTGCCCGCGCAGATTGAGTTTGTCGAGGGCTTCAACTGCAGCCGACAGTTGTCCTTTCCCCCCATCGATCACAATAAGCTGAGGAAGAGGCTTTTCCTCATTGAGCAGGCGGCTGTAACGCCGGGTTATAATCTCGCGCATGGAGGCAAAGTCGTCGGGGCCTTCCACGGTTTTGATGTTAAAGTGCCGGTATTCGGCCTTGTTTGGCCGGGCATTGACAAACTGCACCATGGCTGCTACGGCATAATCGCCCTGAAAATTGGAGTTGTCGAAACATTCGATCACTTCGGGCAACACGCTCATCCTGAGGTCTTTTTGCAATTGTTGCAAAATGCGTTTCTGGTGCCGCTCAGGATCCACGAGGCTGCGTTGCTGTTCGATTTCGAGCTTGTAGTGCCGGGCATTTTTTTCCGAAAGCTCCAGCAGGTCTCTTTTCTCGCCCCGCTGAGGCACCGTTACCTTGACGCCTTCCGGCAAAAATGCCGGGGTAAATGGCAGGATAAGTTCAGCAGCATCGGAATGGAAACGCGTGCGCAACTCGGCAATGGCCAGGCTGAGCAATTCATCGGCCGTTTCATCCAATTTCTTTTTCAATTCGATGGTGTGCGAATGCACGACCGCGCCCTCCACCACCCTCAGGTAGTTTACCCAGGCCGTTTCGGGTTCGTCCAGAATGGAAAACACATCCACATTGCTGATGTTCTGACTCACCACGGCCGAGCGGCTCTGGTAATTTTCAAGCAACTGCAGCTTCTCTTTGATGGCCTGGGCTTTTTCAAATTCCATGCTTTCGGCATGTGCCATCATGCGTGCCTTCATGTCGCGCAGGATCGGGCTGAGGTTTCCGCGGATGATCTGTCTGATTTCGCGAATCATGGCGTTGTAGTCGGCTTCGCTTTGTCTGCCCTCGCACGGACCCAGACAATTGCCAATATGGTATTCCAGACAAACCTTGTACTGCCCGCGGGCTATGGCTTTTTCCGACAGGTTGAGGCTGCAGCTCCGGATCGGATAAAGCTGGCGAATGAGCTCGAGCAGGGCATTTTTGGTGCGCCCCGAAGCATAAGGACCAAAATATTCCGATCCATCCTTCACCGGGTTTCGGGTGGAAAACACCCTTGGAAATGGTTCGTTCTTAATACAAATCCAGGGATAGGTCTTGTCGTCGCGCAGGAGCACATTGTAGCGCGGCTGCAGCGTTTTGATCAGGTTGTTTTCGAGCAGCAGGGCATCGGCCTCGGTTTCAACAACGATAAACCTGATGTCGCGGATGCGCCGCACCAGCACGCGCAGCTTGCCCGTCTGCACCTTAGTGAAATAGCTCGACACCCTTTTGCGCAGGTCTTTTGCCTTACCCACATAAATCACCTTCCCGCTTTCATCAATATACTGATACACACCGGGTTGGTGCGGAAGCGAAGCCACCAGCGCCTGCAAATTGCCGGGTATGTCAGCTTGCTGCTCCTGCATGGCTTGCTTAGCGCTTTCTCAAGGCATCCCAACCCTGTGCAGTAATCGGAATCACCTGCTGATCGGTGGTGATCAGGCTGGCCTGCCCCACCTCGGCCGTCATGTGGCCAATGATGGTCACATCCTTCACTTCGAGAATCTTCGGATAATCGGCCTGCCGGATGGTGAAAAGCAGCTCGTAGTCTTCGCCCCCGTTGAGTGCCGCCACGGCCGGCACCATGCGGAAATCCTGACACAAACTCAGCATGGCGGGGTCGAGCGGAAGTTTGTTTTCGTACACATGGCAACCTACTGCAGAAGCTTTGCACAGGTGAAGCACTTCCGAGGCCAGCCCGTCCGAGATGTCGATCATGGCGGTGGGTTTGATGCCAGCTTTGCGCAGGGCGTCCACTATGTCGGTGCGTGGTTCGGGCTTGAGCTGGCGTTGCAGCACATAGTCGTGCCCTTCGAGGTCGGGTTGCATGTTGGGGTTGGCCCGGAATTCGGCTTTTTCGCGCTCCAGGAGCAGCAAACCCATGTAAGCCGCACCCAGGTCGCCACTCACACAAAGCAGATCGCCCTGCGATGCGCCAGACCGGTAGGTAATCTGATCTTCCTCTGCCTCTCCGATCACTGTGATGGAAATCATAAGTCCGGAAGTACTCGAGGTGGTATCGCCGCCAACCAGGTCCACCTTATAGCGCTCGCAAGCCAGTCGCATGCCGGCATAGAGCTCATCGAGCGCCTCGACCGAAAAACGGTTCGAAACCGCCAGTCCGACCACAATCTGGGTGGCACGGCCATTCATGGCGGCAATATCCGAGATATTGACTGCAACTGCCTTATATCCAAGGTGTTTGAGGGGAGTATAGGTGAGATCGAAATGCACACCTTCCACAAGCAGATCTACAGAGAGCAGAATGCGTTGCGTACCAAAACCCAGCACCGCAGCATCGTCGCCCACAGCTTTGAGGGTGGAGGCATTGAAAACCGGCATAGCGGCCGTGAGCCGGTCGATCAGACCAAACTCGCCAAGACTGGATATTTCGGTGCGGGGTAACTCGTTATCGGATGTGTTCATGTACAAAAGATAAAATGAAAAATGCAGGCTAATTGCCTGCAAAATTAAGCTTTTCGGCTCTATGGAAGGTTTTGCGGCTCAATCGGGTATGCGGTAAAAAATCTTGGACACGATTTTCCAGCCTTCATCGAACCTGTACAGCGTCATGTAATCGGTGAAAATATGCTTTCCGTCGCGGAACAATTCCACCCGTGCCACGG from Bacteroidota bacterium includes:
- a CDS encoding glycosyltransferase family 39 protein, yielding MKNKIWAPVWRHFPAVIWLLLAVSFAMRAFLAWWLELGNDEVYYWTYALYPDLSHFDHPPMVGLMIQLFSANLLYDNELFIRLSSVVLMSVNTLTVFSIGRLLRGERAGLIAAMLYNTSVYAFVITGIFILPDTPQNFFWLLSLLFLLRLSSCSPEQKSFARLWLAFGLMAGLGMLSKYTSVFLWSGAAFFVLLHRPAWLRTPWPWLAAALSFLVFLPVVVWNWQNDFISLSFHGGRVSPQAGLKPQFFARELAGQWLYNNPVTVGIIWAAILAWLRKVSFAASEKIRLIALVALPPVVLFLAISLFRATLPHWTGPAYVSLIPLAAAWLDSKSAKPQFPGIVFVATALLLLVVWLGAFHVRYGLFSPTRTQEAYHRLGKDDPGLDMYGYRQLLPEFSRIRVEQLESGSMANEAGLVGENWFPLANYDYYIARPLGLQAFGIGEPHRLHKYMWINRLRGGLRQGADYWYLTNSRDYKHPAEIYGPMFSEIIAVDTVTIMRNGKPAKRHFVFILKDLRQLPPDPLEK
- the thiL gene encoding thiamine-phosphate kinase, producing MNTSDNELPRTEISSLGEFGLIDRLTAAMPVFNASTLKAVGDDAAVLGFGTQRILLSVDLLVEGVHFDLTYTPLKHLGYKAVAVNISDIAAMNGRATQIVVGLAVSNRFSVEALDELYAGMRLACERYKVDLVGGDTTSSTSGLMISITVIGEAEEDQITYRSGASQGDLLCVSGDLGAAYMGLLLLEREKAEFRANPNMQPDLEGHDYVLQRQLKPEPRTDIVDALRKAGIKPTAMIDISDGLASEVLHLCKASAVGCHVYENKLPLDPAMLSLCQDFRMVPAVAALNGGEDYELLFTIRQADYPKILEVKDVTIIGHMTAEVGQASLITTDQQVIPITAQGWDALRKR
- a CDS encoding Hpt domain-containing protein — encoded protein: MESQGENGNNIYDLTRLFEYVGTDPKVVKDMISLFIVAVNQSLTLIQTHFEKADYQNLAKESHKIKTSLQIFGFDDQLETIHLLEQAGKALPPDAAQRIQKLVQRLQQGIEALKNDFGL
- a CDS encoding exo-alpha-sialidase, which translates into the protein MKIKTTLLWTHLSAIPLMLLLFLPQFLTGQVQLFEPVNLSNEYGPSREQQLARDGNSLYLVWNNWGDIRFRKSDNGGLNWSGKLTLYTGTDYGASYPVVAASQGKVYVAYYRNTSGNSQIFLVRSTNNGQSFGNEIQVTNAIRGAIVPQIAASGDTVVIAYEDRDINYKYQIFLIRSVNGGITWSAPIQITSTSTAARWVALAMRGQEIYLFYNEQTGLNYDDLDLMFTKSTDFGQTFSPAANLSQNKAYNARIKARVIDQSLYVAVQAKGDPLQSDIFLYRSHNLGQSWETPLNLSQNTGNSSRPELWLERNSPGNHRIYVVWSDKTYSQNERAFLRFSNDHGASWSELIQFSQDTEDAAWPGVVAFNDGQKDKLYLVWNRPNDGTFVFEVWGRRAENTLSQIVTLSGTVKDPQENPIAGATVSLSGFLNFTQPDGSYAAQVPAGTYNLQVMAPGYQTYGNPNFVLNQNAILHITLQPLSPGNYPPHLLTASLHNLNQAVLEWEAPIGFNSRELSYDDGEPNGYYWPGQVTGNEWMAVAFQQSQNLVLRQLKAYLINNGQSQPVLFWVLGDNNGLPDAGTVLGGPYLIQLNEDGWQRIPVNIPVPAGARFYIACQWNNGNTYRLAGDLNQPDGFSYVKNSPASPWSSIPNADLMIRAGVADGDKSSNLVIEPIGYQVYLNGLAQGAPVSQLTYQFDELPVGQTHQIGVSAVYPTGESPQASLALEVPAPLLFPPLNLTADLYGSQAIRLSWEAPASQGEWLSWGSEQNFSAVGGPSVPVFDAAIRFTPSDLQTYHGMYLTRIAAYLAAQDCQIFLRVWQGGNQYYAGTLLREQAVSGWISNSWNEFELVNPVQIDASQELWIGYRVINTSGGYPAGVDNGPAVAYKGDMLLYGANWVSMSDYFGWNINWNLKGMLVSTSSPSTKFAVLETNSPGQAYGLPEIRPNSGPQRIPAFSQYRVYRDAQLIAAVDAGQTIYDDDILSGGGLYYVTSAWGEFESQPSNQVLFIISDLFQLEADGAFELFPNPGRFDQIQWRITDQDMRSSLMLLDAGGRLIAVKSPPASSGRLTDLFDLRNPGVYLLRVSVGGKQWLKRLVVLP
- a CDS encoding MFS transporter, which produces MKEKSGKKSGFGSFTKNYWIAILMEFFERGSYYGVMSVLSVYLVMGPGDGGLGFSKESVGVIKSTITPLLYLLPILAGALADRFGYRRLLMLAFALMSAGYLLTSQLTSYTAVFASLLLMAVGAGIFKPIISGTIARETDEHNSSLGFGIFYWSINLGAFIFPLILVPYLKGIGWSWIFVMAAVGTGWLLLLNLFAFKEPPRPENTRSLAEVLQGIVLVIKDYRFVTMIVIYSMFWILYFQMFDTVLWYLTEKVDMQPVNDAVNGLLAAIGLDIHWQFDAEHVTVVNAGTIIALQLVVSSIVKNTRALPTMIFGIALGTAGMALLAVSMHAWVFVAGLILFSLGEMTAHPKFISYVGLIAPPDKKALYLGYSFLYGVIGSGVGGILGAYLYVYFVEQRNQPAQLWLVFSLIGVLTIAGLYLYDKLLAPDKVRDQA
- a CDS encoding sigma-54-dependent Fis family transcriptional regulator: MEPFKIFLVEDDLLFGEMLRHHLSHNPDNEVHLFRSGSECLKNLYHMPNLISLDYNLPDMSGLDVMRSIKREYPELPVVIVSGQRDVSTAVQLLREGAYDYLEKDDDVKERLWNIINKVRETLELKSEITYLKEEIGKKYEFRNVIKGNSAALSPVFGLIEKAIKTNITVSITGETGTGKELVAKAIHYNSPRSKKPFIAINVSAIPGELIESELFGHERGAFTGAVTRKIGKFEQAQGGTLFLDEIADMDLHMQTKLLRVLQERELTRIGGNETIKIDVRLIVASNRNLAEEVQKGRFREDLYYRLLGLPIELPPLRYRGNDVILLAKHFVDEFCRENKLGKITLTESAQRKLMEYPFPGNVRELKAVVELAAVLTDSNKIEAHHISFNATNISTNFLFEESTLDEYNRKIIRYYLDKYNNNVMLVAQKLDIGKSTIYRLLKENKL
- the uvrC gene encoding excinuclease ABC subunit UvrC, which codes for MQEQQADIPGNLQALVASLPHQPGVYQYIDESGKVIYVGKAKDLRKRVSSYFTKVQTGKLRVLVRRIRDIRFIVVETEADALLLENNLIKTLQPRYNVLLRDDKTYPWICIKNEPFPRVFSTRNPVKDGSEYFGPYASGRTKNALLELIRQLYPIRSCSLNLSEKAIARGQYKVCLEYHIGNCLGPCEGRQSEADYNAMIREIRQIIRGNLSPILRDMKARMMAHAESMEFEKAQAIKEKLQLLENYQSRSAVVSQNISNVDVFSILDEPETAWVNYLRVVEGAVVHSHTIELKKKLDETADELLSLAIAELRTRFHSDAAELILPFTPAFLPEGVKVTVPQRGEKRDLLELSEKNARHYKLEIEQQRSLVDPERHQKRILQQLQKDLRMSVLPEVIECFDNSNFQGDYAVAAMVQFVNARPNKAEYRHFNIKTVEGPDDFASMREIITRRYSRLLNEEKPLPQLIVIDGGKGQLSAAVEALDKLNLRGQITIIGIAKRLEEIFFPGDQVPIYIDKRSESLKLIQQLRDEAHRFGITHHRKKFQKGFLQSELSQIKGIGEQTAHKLLSHFKSVKNLSMAAKDEIAAVVGKARAEIVYSYFRSKAG